A region of Pempheris klunzingeri isolate RE-2024b chromosome 15, fPemKlu1.hap1, whole genome shotgun sequence DNA encodes the following proteins:
- the dnajb6a gene encoding dnaJ homolog subfamily B member 6a encodes MVDYYQVLGVRRDVSAEEIKKAYRKLALRWHPDKNPENKDEAEKKFKELSEAYEVLSDANKRTIYDRYGKEGLTGNNGGRGNHFHNGDHFHEPFTFRNPEDVFREFFGGRDPFADFFGTDPFSDDPFFGSGRRHQGRANRNRTGGSFYGGFVGFPPFGAGFTPFDPGFGSFGSMSTMGHMGHMGHMATMGSLGGGGFTSFSSSSFGGGGGGGSMGNFRSVSTSTKIINGRKITTKRIVENGQERVEVEEDGQLRSLTINGKEQLLRLEHK; translated from the exons ATGGTGGACTACTACCAGGTTTTAGGAGTACGGAGAGATGTCTCTGCAGAAGAAATCAAGAAAGC GTACAGAAAGCTGGCCCTGAGGTGGCACCCTGACAAAAACCCAGAGAACAAGGACGAGGCTGAGAAGAAGTTCAAGGAGCTGTCAGAGGCTTATGAAGTCCTGTCAGATG ccaaCAAGAGAACCATATATGATCGCTATGGCAAAGAGGGACTGACCGGGAACAACGGAGGAAGAG GGAACCATTTCCACAACGGAGATCATTTCCATGAACCGTTCACATTCCGCAACCCAGAAGATGTTTTCAGGGAATTCTTCGGAGGCAGAGACCCGTTTGCAGACTTCTTCG GTACAGATCCATTTAGCGACGATCCTTTTTTCGGCAGCGGCCGGCGGCACCAAGGTCGGGCGAATCGCAACCGAACAGGTGGCTCATTTTATGGGGGCTTTGTCGGTTTTCCTCCCTTTGGTGCTGGCTTCACACCTTTTGACCCAG GCTTTGGTTCGTTTGGCTCAATGAGCACCATGGGTCACATGGGTCACATGGGTCATATGGCAACCATGGGCAGTCTAGGAGGGGGAGGATttacctctttctcttcctcctcctttgggggaggaggaggtggaggaagcaTGGGCAACTTCCGCTCCGTGTCCACGTCCACCAAGATCATCAACGGCAGGAAGATCACCACTAAAAG AATTGTGGAGAACGGGCAGGAGCGggtggaggtagaggaggaCGGGCAACTGCGGTCATTAACCATTAACGGTAAGGAGCAACTGCTACGGCTGGAACACAAGTGA
- the exoc3 gene encoding exocyst complex component 3 has product MEETSREAVATAVQRVAGMLQRSDQLDKVEQYRRREARKKASVEARLKAAIQSQLDGVRTGLTQLHSALLDVKDIQSSLADVSKDWRQSINTIENLKDVKDAVVQHSQLASAVENLKNIFSVPEIVADTQQLIEQAELLQAHRKLMELECSRDDLMYEQYRMDSKNTSDMNLISIYFEDVQGLSDELAKQLWMVLQRSTVTVRSDPTMLVSVVRIIEREEKIDRRMVDRKKQSGFIPPGRPKRWKDKMFEVLEGTISTRIEGTQSVTREADKMWLVRLLEITRKYVLDDLIVVKNLMVQCFPPHYNTFNRFFSHYHNAVSTRVKELASEDLEANEIVSLLTWVLNTYKSVEMMGHPELRSECDINQLEPLLPQDVVDDLLSKYVKTFTSNITGWLRKALETDKKDWQKETEPEADQDGYYQTTLPAIVFQMFEQNLQVAAQIDGDFKEQVLKLCLKQMNTFLIRYREEAMTYKEDHLRDRQLPQCYVQYMIAIINNCQTFKESINSLKRKYSQSSEPTASDAAIERTLNEVAKEGCQFLLDEVFLDLEHHLNELLTRKWLTGSHAVDTICVTVEDYFNDFNKIKKPFNQEMTSEALRRVVVEYIKAVMQKRITFKNADERREGAERMIKEADQFKFLFRKLAAGEDTDRLCGAIAAIAEVFKLTDPTLLFLEVTTLVSKYPDIREEHIQALLAVRGDASREMRQMIIGTLSENKVSYGGVTQAIFKDITVPTITMTTMTTMTSIATAKLLK; this is encoded by the exons ATGGAGGAGACGAGTCGAGAGGCGGTGGCCACGGCGGTGCAGAGGGTGGCAGGGATGTTACAGCGCTCAGACCAGCTGGACAAAGTGGAGCAGTACAGAAGAAGAGAGGCTCGCAAGAAGGCCTCTGTGGAAGCCAGGCTGAAG GCAGCCATCCAGTCTCAGCTGGATGGCGTTCGCACTGGACTGACTCAGCTGCACAGTGCCCTGCTAGACGTCAAAGACATCCAGAGCTCACTGGCTGATGTGAGTAAAGACTGGAGGCAGAGCATCAACACCATAGAGAACCTGAAAGATGTCAAGGACGCTGTTGTTCAGCACAGTCAGCTGGCCTCTGCTGTGGAAAAccttaaaaacatcttttctg TACCAGAGATCGTGGCGGATACGCAGCAGCTGATAGAacaggcagagctgctgcaggccCACAGGAAGCTGATGGAGCTGGAGTGTTCACGGGATGACCTCATGTATGAGCAGTACCGTATGGACAGCAAGAACACAAGTGACATGAACCTCATCTCCATCTACTTTGAAGAT GTTCAGGGGTTGTCAGATGAGTTGGCCAAACAGTTATGGATGGTACTGCAGAGATCCACGGTAACTGTGCGCAGCGACCCTACCATGCTAGTGTCTGTGGTTCGTATCATTGAGCGGGAGGAGAAGATTGATCGGCGTATGGTCGACCGTAAGAAGCAGAGTGGGTTCATCCCTCCTGGGCGACCCAAACGGTGGAAGGACAAGATGTTTGAG GTGTTGGAGGGTACAATTAGCACCCGCATTGAGGGCACACAGTCAGTGACGAGAGAGGCTGATAAAATGTGGCTGGTTCGTCTCCTTGAAATAACCAGGAAATATGTTCTGGATGACCTCATCGTTGTCAAGAACCTCATGGTGCAGTGCTTCCCCCCTCACTACAATACTTTCAACAG gtTTTTTAGTCACTACCACAATGCTGTGTCCACTCGTGTCAAAGAACTGGCTTCTGAAGACCTTGAGGCTAATGAGATTGTATCCCTGCTAACCTGGGTCCTCAACACATATAAGAG cGTGGAAATGATGGGCCATCCAGAGCTCCGTTCAGAGTGTGACATCAACCAGCTGGAGCCTCTGCTGCCTCAGGATGTTGTGGACGACCTGCTTAGCAAATATGTCAAGACCTTTACA tCGAATATAACAGGCTGGCTGCGGAAGGCCCTGGAAACAGACAAGAAGGACTGGCAGAAAGAAACAGAGCCTGAGGCTGACCAAGATGGATACTACCAGACCACACTGCCTGCCATTGTCtttcag ATGTTTGAGCAGAACCTGCAAGTTGCGGCGCAGATTGATGGGGATTTCAAAGAGCAAGTTCTGAAGCTCTGCCTGAAACAGATGAACACTTTCCTCATCAG GTACAGGGAGGAGGCGATGACCTACAAAGAGGAccacctgagagacagacagctgccCCAGtgttatgtacagtacatgatAGCCATCATTAACAACTGCCAGACATTCAA AGAGTCCATCAACAGTCTGAAGAGGAAGTACTCTCAGTCCTCAGAGCCCACTGCCAGTGATGCTGCCATAGAGAGGACACTGAATGAGGTGGCCAAGGAGGGATGCCAGTTCCTGTTGGACGAAGTCTTCTTAGACCTTGAA CATCACCTGAATGAGCTGCTGACCAGGAAGTGGCTGACGGGCTCTCATGCTGTGGACACCATCTGTGTGACGGTGGAGGACTACTTCAACGACTTCAACAAGATCAAGAAACCCTTCAATCAG GAGATGACGAGTGAGGCCCTGCgcagggtggtggtggagtaCATTAAAGCAGTGATGCAGAAGAGGATCACCTTTAAAAATGctgatgagaggagggagggagctgAGAGGATGATCAAAGAGGCTGACCAGTTTAAGTTCCTCTTCAGGAAACTGGCTGCT GGCGAAGACACAGACCGACTTTGTGGTGCCATAGCTGCCATTGCTGAGGTGTTCAAGCTGACTGACCCCACGCTGCTGTTCCTGGAGGTTACCACTCTGGTGTCCAAGTATCCTGACATCAg GGAGGAGCACATCCAGGCGTTGCTGGCAGTGCGTGGTGACGCCAGCAGGGAAATGCGTCAGATGATCATCGGGACTCTGAGCGAGAACAAAGTATCCTATGGTGGTGTGACACAAGCCATCTTCAAAGACATCACAGTGCCCACCATCACCATGACGACCATGACTACCATGACCTCCATCGCAACTGCAAAGCTGCTCAAATAA
- the gad3 gene encoding glutamate decarboxylase 1, whose product MDFFQLPDRITDESAVRDKGRGQTPADFSSIYSKDLLPASGGEEMTRGFLQELVNLLWGYICKSSERSSKVLDFHHPHQLKEGLEGFSLKLPDQPETLEQILVDCRDTLKYGVSTGHPRFFNQLSSGLDVIGLAGEWLTSTANTNMFTYEVSPVFILMEEVLLRKMQSIVGWPDDEGDGIFCPGGTISNLYSILVARYHFYPEVKTRGMGALPGLALFTSQHSHYSVKKSAAVLGMGSDNVVMVKCDERGKMIPAELESSIAAAEEKGLVPFYVNATAGTTVYGAFDPLSDIADICRRHTLWMHVDAAWGGGLLMSDRHRMKLQGIERAWSVTWNPHKMMGVPLQCSVILVKKRGLLKECNELGAEYLFQSDKPYDVSYDTGDKSIQCGRHVDAFKLWLMWKAKGSEGFGSQINKCLENAEYLHDQLQRRTDFELVFKNKPEHSNVCFWYIPPSLRGLPHGPDRDTRLHQVAPQIKGRMMEKGSVLIGYQPLGAKVNFFRCVFSNPATQPEDIDFLLDEIVWLGHDL is encoded by the exons ATGGATTTCTTCCAGCTGCCAG ATAGAATCACTGATGAATCAGCAGTGAGGGACAAAGGCAGAGGACAGACTCCTGCTGACTTCAGCAGCATCTACAGTAAAG accTGCTCCCAGCTTCAGGTGGTGAGGAGATGACCAGAGGGTTTCTGCAGGAGCTGGTTAACCTCTTGTGGGGTTATATCTGCAAGTCAAGTGAGAGGAGCTCCAAG GTCCTTGACTTCCACCATCCTCACCAGCTGAAAGAGGGACTGGAGGGCTTCAGTCTGAAACTGCCGGACCAACCAGAAACTCTGGAGCAGATATTGGTGGactgcagagacacactcaAGTATGGTGTtagtacag gtcATCCCCGCTTCTTCAACCAGCTGTCTTCAGGTCTGGATGTGATTGGTTTGGCAGGCGAGTGGCTGACCTCTACAGCCAACACTAACAT GTTCACCTATGAAGTGTCTCCTGTGTTCATCCTAATGGAGGAGGTTCTGCTAAGAAAGATGCAAAGCATTGTGGGATGGCCTGATGATGAGGGAGATGGAATCTTCTGTCCAG GAGGCACGATATCCAACCTGTACAGCATCCTGGTGGCCAGATATCACTTCTACCCAGAGGTGAAGACCAGAGGGATGGGAGCTCTGCCCGGGTTGGCCCTCTTCACCtcacaacat AGTCACTATTCAGTGAAGaagtctgcagctgtgctgggGATGGGCAGTGACAATGTGGTCATGGTGAAATGTGATGAAAG AGGGAAAATGATTCCCGCTGAACTCGAGTCTTCAATTGCTGCAGCGGAAGAAAAG GGTTTAGTTCCATTCTATGTGAATGCGACAGCAGGCACCACGGTGTACGGAGCCTTTGATCCTCTCAGTGACATTGCAGACATCTGCCGTAGACACACACTGTGGATGCATGTTGAT GCAGCGTGGGGTGGAGGACTGCTgatgtcagacagacacaggatgAAACTACAGGGCATTGAACG AGCCTGGTCTGTAACATGGAATCCTCACAAGATGATGGGTGTCCCTCTGCAGTGCTCTGTCATACTGGTCAAGAAGAGA GGTCTCCTAAAGGAGTGCAATGAGTTGGGGGCAGAGTACCTTTTCCAGTCAGACAAGCCCTACGATGTGAGCTATGACACTGGGGATAAGAGCATCCAGTGTGGCCGACATGTTGATGCCTTTAAACTTTGGCTCATGTGGAAGGCAAAG GGCTCAGAGGGTTTTGGGTCTCAGATCAACAAGTGCCTGGAGAACGCAGAGTATCTGCATGATCAGCTGCAGCGGAGGACAGACTTTGAACTGGTcttcaaaaacaaa CCGGAGCACAgtaatgtgtgtttctggtaCATCCCTCCCAGTCTGAGAGGCCTGCCACATGGACCTGACAGAGACACTAGACTCCATCAG GTGGCTCCTCAAATCAAAGGTAGGATGATGGAGAAGGGCTCTGTTCTGATTGGCTATCAGCCTTTGGGAGCCAAAGTCAATTTCTTCAGGTGTGTGTTCTCCAATCCTGCCACACAGCCAGAGGACATCGACTTCCTGCTGGATGAGATCGTCTGGCTGGGCCATGACCTGTGA
- the LOC139213858 gene encoding uro-adherence factor A-like encodes MCSVGSLEGMVPVCSSSQQEDDVKERRVSIPDILMSWGGGTPQATILKMADKELPQNNHQLPSHKSEEEHEKSIYQILAESRNSPVVADSADAQGVSSSNSETLVKILKLPFALHELLSESRGENEPLGLVGSVTPCLPYRDELQCSLNKSHKLCEDEQENGNKTNPHEDTTEIVPCQMRRKMNESVWSVESLAPFIPSKEWLLQNSMFEPEVIIEMTEEAENDNQIVKPTKEREQICRLSSSDSAPMSDSWLIFSTPADKLNSSKKPEMESEIDASEMREQSEGQCMVSSEKASPTHLQSKIVSTPPEEDVDEHRSSEPEANQSPNQESLIENEHREKCPCSPKQGETQPLDSVAEEKSSPTSQMVLQNGVDMEVDNGADENQEVGHLGNEQLCVPMADQKMAEVSLLKGQLVDCGTQCTQFQELCPCERSSVGLNRRHPFKYSDMKRENNGKAEGFYVNGNMQKNQKRHNHWRSRGQEKQGNQQDAYNGYSGKPGKSKGGNGRNPRY; translated from the exons ATGTGTTCAGTAGGTTCTCTAGAAGGTATGGTTCCTGTCTGTAGTTCTTCTCAACAAGAGGATGATGTCAAAGAGAGACGTGTCTCCATTCCTGATATTCTCATGAGTTGGGGAGGTGGCACACCGCAGGCAACGATTCTAAAAATGGCAGACAAGGAGCTGCCTCAGAATAACCACCAGCTGCCATCTCACAAAAGTGAAGAAGAGCATGAAAAGTCAATTTACCAGATTTTAGCTGAAAGCAGGAATAGTCCAGTGGTGGCTGACAGCGCTGATGCTCAGGGTGTCTCAAGTTCTAACAGTGAGACCCTTGTCAAGATTCTCAAACTGCCTTTTGCTCTTCATGAGCTTCTCTCAGAATCAAGAGGTGAAAATGAGCCATTGGGATTGGTTGGCTCAGTAACGCCTTGCTTACCCTACAGAGATGAACTGCAATGTTCCCTAAACAAATCCCATAAGCTCTGTGAAGATGAGCAAGAAAATGGCAATAAGACAAATCCACATGAAGACACTACAGAGATCGTTCCCTGtcaaatgagaagaaaaatgaatgagtCTGTTTGGTCTGTGGAGTCTCTGGCCCCTTTTATCCCCTCTAAGGAGTGGCTGCTGCAGAACAGCATGTTTGAACCTGAAGTTATCATTGAGATGACGGAGGAAGCTGAAAATGACAACCAAATTGTCAAACCTACTAAAGAAAGGGAGCAGATTTGCAGGTTGTCCTCTTCTGACTCTGCTCCTATGTCAGACAGCTGGCTGATTTTCAGTACCCCAGCTGATAAGTTGAATTCATCAAAAAAGCCAGAAATGGAGAGTGAAATTGATGCCTCTGAAATGAGGGAACAAAGTGAAGGCCAGTGCATGGTTTCTTCAGAAAAGGCTTCCCCAACTCACCTACAGAGTAAAATTGTATCTACCCCACCTGAAGAGGATGTGGATGAACACAGGTCTTCTGAACCAGAGGCTAATCAAAGCCCAAACCAGGAATCTCTCATTGAAAATGAGCATCGGGAGAAGTGCCCGTGCTCTCCTAAGCAAGGAGAAACCCAACCCTTGGACTCTGTGGCAGAGGAGAAAAGCTCCCCTACAAGCCAGATGGTTCTCCAAAATGGAGTAGACATGGAGGTGGATAATGGAGCAGATGAGAACCAAGAAGTTGGTCACCTGGGAAACGAGCAACTGTGTGTTCCAATGGCTGACCAGAAGATGGCCGAAGTGTCCCTGTTAAAGGGGCAGTTAGTGGACTGTGGCACCCAGTGTACTCAGTTTCAGGAGTTGTGTCCTTGTGAGAGGAGCAGTGTGGGGCTAAACAGGAGGCATCCTTTTAAATATTCAG AtatgaagagagaaaacaatggCAAAGCTGAAGGATTCTATGTGAATGGAAACATGCAGAAAAACCAGAAGAGGCATAATcactggaggagcagaggtcaAG AAAAGCAGGGCAACCAGCAGGACGCATACAATGGGTACAGTGGGAAACCTGGGAAATCAAAAG GTGGAAATGGAAGGAACCCACGGTACTGA